The following proteins are co-located in the Paraburkholderia phytofirmans PsJN genome:
- the tatA gene encoding Sec-independent protein translocase subunit TatA, which yields MGSLSIWHWLIVLLIVALVFGTKKLRNIGGDLGGAVKGFKEGMKEADAPAAEAQQRELPRNGAVDVEAKEKTPRSGDYR from the coding sequence ATGGGTTCATTAAGTATTTGGCATTGGCTGATCGTGTTGTTGATCGTGGCGCTCGTGTTCGGCACGAAGAAGCTGCGCAATATCGGCGGCGATCTGGGCGGCGCGGTGAAAGGCTTCAAGGAAGGCATGAAGGAAGCCGACGCGCCGGCAGCCGAAGCGCAGCAGCGCGAACTGCCGCGCAACGGCGCCGTAGACGTGGAAGCAAAGGAAAAGACGCCGCGTTCGGGCGATTACCGCTAA
- the tatC gene encoding twin-arginine translocase subunit TatC has protein sequence MSDPQQTQDEGTEETFISHLVELRDRIIRAGLAVVVVFVGLVYWAPDIFRLLARPLMQNLPKDGKMIVTDVTGSFFVPMKVTMLVAFVIALPIVLYQIWAFVAPGLYQHEKKLVGPLVGSSYTLFLCGMAFAYFVVFPTIFRVMAHYNAPLGAEMTTDIDNYLSFVLTMFIAFGVTFEVPIVVVLLVRMNVVTLKKLKEIRPYVIVGAFVISAVVTPPDVFSQLILAIPLIVLYEAGIIAARLIVGKQPVVIEDASPSE, from the coding sequence GTGAGCGACCCCCAGCAAACCCAGGACGAAGGCACTGAAGAGACCTTCATTTCCCACCTCGTTGAATTGCGCGACCGTATCATTCGCGCCGGCCTTGCCGTCGTCGTGGTGTTCGTCGGACTCGTGTATTGGGCGCCGGATATCTTCCGGTTGCTGGCGCGGCCTTTGATGCAGAACCTGCCGAAGGACGGCAAGATGATCGTCACCGACGTCACCGGCTCGTTCTTCGTGCCGATGAAGGTGACTATGCTGGTGGCCTTCGTGATCGCGCTGCCGATCGTGCTTTACCAGATCTGGGCGTTCGTCGCGCCGGGTCTTTACCAGCACGAGAAGAAACTGGTCGGGCCGCTGGTGGGCAGCAGCTACACGCTGTTCCTGTGCGGCATGGCGTTCGCGTATTTCGTGGTGTTCCCGACCATTTTCCGCGTGATGGCGCACTACAACGCGCCGCTCGGCGCGGAGATGACCACGGACATCGACAATTACCTGAGCTTCGTGCTGACCATGTTCATTGCGTTCGGCGTGACGTTCGAGGTGCCGATCGTCGTGGTGCTGCTGGTGCGCATGAACGTGGTGACGCTCAAGAAGCTCAAGGAGATTCGTCCGTATGTGATCGTCGGCGCGTTTGTGATTTCCGCCGTGGTCACGCCGCCGGACGTGTTCTCGCAGCTGATTCTGGCGATTCCGCTGATCGTGCTGTACGAGGCGGGGATCATTGCGGCGCGGTTGATCGTCGGCAAGCAGCCGGTGGTGATCGAAGACGCGAGCCCGTCGGAATGA
- a CDS encoding Do family serine endopeptidase, translating into MLRRFWLFFAQAVTVLLALMFIIATLKPQWLQRQGQFGKQLAEPIVALREVAPGIGSGPAQASYADAAQKAMPAVVNVFSSKDGSLPPDPRAKDPLFRYFFGDKNRKQQEQPASNLGSGVIVSSEGYILTNQHVVDGADQIEIALADGRTTNAKVIGIDPETDLAVLKVNMTNLPTITLGRMDQTRVGDVVLAIGNPFGVGQTVTMGIVSALGRNHLGINTFENFIQTDAAINPGNSGGALVDVNGNLLGINTAIYSRSGGSLGIGFAIPVSTARSVLESIITTGSVTRGWIGVEPQDVTPEIAESFGLEQKSGAIVAGVLKNGPADRAGIKPGDILVSVNGQEITDTTRLLNVIAQIKPGTAAKVHLVRKSREMDLDVTIGKRPPPPKQPAEDNGGGSGDQDDDGG; encoded by the coding sequence ATGCTTAGACGCTTTTGGCTGTTCTTTGCCCAAGCGGTGACCGTGCTGTTGGCGCTCATGTTCATCATTGCGACCCTCAAACCGCAGTGGCTCCAGCGTCAAGGGCAATTCGGCAAGCAACTCGCCGAACCGATCGTCGCGCTGCGGGAAGTAGCGCCAGGCATCGGGAGCGGCCCAGCTCAGGCGTCGTACGCGGACGCCGCGCAAAAGGCCATGCCCGCGGTCGTCAATGTGTTTTCCAGCAAGGATGGCTCACTGCCGCCCGACCCGCGCGCGAAAGATCCGCTATTCCGCTACTTCTTCGGCGACAAGAACCGCAAGCAGCAGGAACAGCCCGCGTCCAATCTGGGCTCTGGCGTGATAGTGAGTTCGGAAGGTTACATTCTAACGAACCAGCACGTCGTGGACGGTGCCGATCAGATCGAAATCGCGCTTGCCGACGGCCGCACCACGAATGCCAAGGTGATCGGCATCGATCCGGAAACCGATCTGGCCGTGCTCAAGGTCAACATGACCAACCTGCCCACCATCACACTCGGCCGCATGGACCAGACGCGTGTGGGCGACGTGGTGCTTGCCATCGGCAATCCGTTCGGCGTCGGCCAGACGGTGACCATGGGCATTGTCAGCGCGCTCGGGCGCAATCACCTCGGCATCAACACGTTCGAAAACTTCATTCAGACCGACGCGGCCATCAACCCGGGCAACTCGGGTGGCGCGCTGGTCGACGTGAACGGCAACCTGCTCGGCATCAACACCGCCATCTATTCGCGCTCGGGCGGCTCGCTCGGCATCGGCTTCGCGATTCCCGTTTCGACAGCGAGGAGCGTGCTGGAGAGCATCATCACCACGGGTTCGGTCACGCGCGGCTGGATCGGCGTCGAACCGCAGGACGTTACGCCGGAGATCGCCGAATCGTTCGGGCTGGAGCAGAAGTCGGGCGCGATTGTCGCGGGCGTGCTGAAGAACGGCCCGGCGGACCGTGCGGGCATCAAACCGGGCGACATTCTCGTGAGCGTGAACGGCCAGGAAATTACCGACACCACGCGTCTGCTGAATGTGATCGCGCAGATCAAGCCGGGCACGGCCGCGAAGGTGCATCTGGTGCGCAAGAGCCGCGAGATGGATCTGGATGTCACCATCGGCAAACGCCCGCCTCCGCCGAAGCAACCAGCCGAAGACAATGGCGGCGGCAGCGGCGATCAGGACGACGACGGCGGTTGA
- a CDS encoding cytochrome c1, protein MKKLLTKCALIGATLLAVLAAPAYADENFPLDRAPDNAENFASLQHGARLFVNYCLNCHSANLMRYNRLTDIGITPNEIQANLLFTTDKVGNTMTVAMRPDDAKAWFGASPPDLSVEARARGKDWLYTYLRTFYRDNTRPTGWNNLVYENVSMPHVLWQLQGERTAKFGDETDEKTGETVHKFVGFQQVTPGTMSPVDYDSAVADLVSYLSWMSEPTQKTRKQLGVWVLMFLGILSFFAWRLNAAYWKHIK, encoded by the coding sequence ATGAAAAAACTGCTTACGAAGTGCGCGCTGATCGGCGCGACACTGCTCGCGGTGCTGGCCGCCCCGGCTTACGCGGACGAGAATTTCCCTCTCGACCGCGCGCCGGATAACGCGGAGAATTTCGCTTCCTTGCAGCACGGCGCGCGATTGTTTGTAAACTACTGCCTGAATTGCCACAGCGCGAACCTGATGCGCTACAACCGCCTGACCGACATCGGCATTACGCCGAACGAAATTCAGGCGAACTTGCTGTTCACCACGGACAAAGTCGGCAACACCATGACCGTGGCCATGCGCCCGGACGACGCGAAAGCGTGGTTCGGCGCGAGTCCGCCGGATTTGTCGGTGGAAGCGCGGGCGCGCGGCAAGGACTGGCTGTACACGTATTTGCGCACTTTTTATCGCGACAATACGCGGCCGACCGGCTGGAACAATCTGGTGTATGAAAACGTGAGCATGCCTCACGTGCTGTGGCAGCTTCAGGGCGAACGTACCGCGAAGTTCGGGGATGAAACCGACGAAAAAACTGGCGAGACGGTACACAAATTCGTGGGCTTCCAGCAGGTCACTCCGGGGACGATGTCGCCGGTAGATTATGATTCTGCTGTGGCCGACCTCGTGTCGTACCTGTCATGGATGTCCGAACCGACTCAGAAAACCCGCAAGCAGCTTGGCGTGTGGGTGCTGATGTTCCTCGGTATCCTGAGCTTTTTCGCCTGGCGATTGAACGCCGCGTACTGGAAACATATCAAATAA
- a CDS encoding ClpXP protease specificity-enhancing factor, with the protein MQEISTKPYLLRALYEWCTDNGYTPHIAVRVDNQTRVPRQFVRDNEIVLNISFEATSQLQMGNEWIEFSARFSGKSHKIEVPIANILAIYARENGQGMAFPVESTGGEAQDSGADAEVADETEAPAPRAVETAPATEAATAKADSETSGPQPDDDGSKGGGRARLKIVK; encoded by the coding sequence ATGCAAGAGATTTCCACCAAGCCTTACCTGCTGCGCGCGCTCTATGAGTGGTGCACGGACAATGGCTATACGCCGCACATCGCGGTCCGGGTCGACAATCAGACGCGCGTGCCGCGTCAATTCGTGCGCGACAACGAAATCGTGTTGAACATCAGCTTCGAGGCGACCAGCCAGCTGCAGATGGGCAACGAGTGGATCGAGTTTAGTGCGCGTTTCTCCGGCAAGTCGCACAAGATCGAGGTGCCCATCGCCAATATTCTCGCGATCTATGCGCGCGAGAACGGCCAGGGCATGGCGTTCCCGGTCGAGTCGACGGGCGGCGAAGCGCAGGATTCAGGCGCCGACGCAGAAGTTGCGGACGAAACCGAAGCGCCCGCGCCACGCGCGGTTGAAACGGCGCCGGCTACGGAGGCCGCCACCGCCAAAGCGGATAGCGAGACGTCCGGCCCGCAACCTGACGACGATGGATCGAAAGGCGGCGGAAGGGCTCGCCTCAAGATCGTAAAATGA
- a CDS encoding Nif3-like dinuclear metal center hexameric protein, which produces MDRIELELYLNNLLETARFKDYCPNGLQVEGRRKINKLATGVTASAAFLEAALDWGADAVLVHHGYFWRNEAPQITGRKHARLKLLIANDLNLFAYHLPLDDHPEFGNNAQIGHKMGWISDARFGENDLGWLATFPMPITLAHFTAQVEQTLGRTPLVFGDADRELRRVGWCTGAAQGMFDAAIDAGADVYLTGEVSESVMHTSAESGVAFLAAGHHATERFGVQAVGKHLSEQFDIEHLFIDIPNPV; this is translated from the coding sequence ATGGATCGGATCGAACTTGAATTGTACTTGAACAATCTCCTTGAAACCGCGCGCTTCAAGGACTATTGCCCTAATGGATTGCAGGTCGAAGGGCGTCGCAAGATCAATAAGCTTGCGACCGGCGTGACCGCTTCGGCGGCCTTTCTGGAGGCCGCGCTCGACTGGGGCGCGGATGCCGTGCTGGTTCATCACGGCTACTTCTGGCGCAACGAGGCGCCGCAGATCACCGGCCGCAAACACGCGCGGCTCAAGCTGCTGATCGCCAACGACCTGAACCTGTTCGCCTATCACCTGCCGCTCGACGACCATCCCGAGTTCGGCAACAACGCGCAGATCGGCCACAAGATGGGCTGGATCAGCGACGCCCGCTTCGGCGAGAACGACCTCGGCTGGCTCGCCACGTTTCCCATGCCGATCACGCTCGCGCACTTCACCGCGCAAGTCGAGCAGACGCTCGGTCGCACGCCGCTCGTATTCGGCGACGCGGACCGCGAACTGCGCCGCGTGGGCTGGTGCACGGGCGCCGCGCAAGGCATGTTCGACGCGGCCATCGACGCGGGCGCCGACGTCTATCTGACCGGCGAAGTGTCGGAGTCGGTGATGCACACATCGGCGGAAAGCGGCGTGGCGTTTCTCGCGGCGGGCCATCATGCCACCGAGCGCTTCGGCGTGCAGGCGGTGGGCAAGCATCTCTCAGAGCAGTTCGATATCGAACACCTCTTTATCGATATCCCCAATCCCGTTTGA
- the petA gene encoding ubiquinol-cytochrome c reductase iron-sulfur subunit, producing the protein MRDKEDERVDGSRRTWLIATTVAGGIGGVATVVPFVSSFAPSEKAKAAGAPVEVDISDLKPGDMKTVAWRGKPVWIINRTDRMLADVQKADNEVADPHTKNPFSMPLPEYCNNEFRSRTDHKNLFVAVAVCTHLGCTPTPRFQEGAQPNLPDDWPGGFLCPCHGSTYDMAGRVFKNKPAPQNLDIPPYMFTSATGLVIGKDEKGEA; encoded by the coding sequence ATGCGAGACAAGGAAGATGAACGCGTCGACGGCAGCCGCCGTACCTGGCTGATAGCGACGACCGTAGCAGGTGGCATTGGAGGCGTTGCCACTGTCGTACCCTTTGTTAGTTCGTTTGCACCATCTGAAAAGGCCAAGGCAGCAGGTGCCCCGGTCGAAGTCGATATCAGTGACCTCAAGCCCGGCGACATGAAGACCGTTGCCTGGCGTGGTAAGCCGGTGTGGATCATCAACCGCACCGACCGTATGCTCGCCGATGTCCAGAAAGCCGATAACGAAGTAGCGGATCCCCACACCAAGAATCCTTTTTCGATGCCGTTGCCGGAGTACTGCAACAACGAGTTCCGTTCACGCACCGACCACAAGAACCTTTTCGTCGCCGTCGCCGTGTGCACCCATCTGGGCTGTACGCCGACACCGCGCTTCCAGGAGGGCGCGCAGCCCAATCTTCCGGACGACTGGCCAGGCGGCTTCCTGTGCCCTTGCCACGGCTCGACCTATGACATGGCCGGCCGCGTCTTCAAGAACAAACCTGCGCCGCAGAACCTCGACATCCCGCCTTACATGTTCACCTCGGCCACCGGCCTCGTGATCGGCAAGGACGAGAAAGGAGAAGCGTAA
- a CDS encoding glutathione S-transferase N-terminal domain-containing protein yields MMVLYSGTTCPFSQRCRLVLFEKGMDFEIRDVDLFNKPEDIAVMNPYGQVPILVERDLILYESNIINEYIDERFPHPQLMPADPVQRARARLFLLNFEKELFVHVGTLENEKGKAAEKNHEKARLAIRDRLTQLAPIFLKNKYMLGEEFSMLDVAIAPLLWRLDHYGIELSKNAAPLMKYAERIFSRPAYIEALTPSEKVMRR; encoded by the coding sequence ATGATGGTTCTGTATTCCGGCACAACTTGCCCGTTCTCCCAGCGCTGCCGGCTGGTGTTGTTCGAAAAGGGCATGGACTTCGAGATCCGCGACGTCGACCTGTTTAACAAGCCGGAAGACATCGCCGTGATGAATCCGTATGGTCAGGTGCCGATTCTCGTCGAACGGGACCTGATTCTGTACGAATCGAACATCATCAACGAATATATCGACGAGCGCTTCCCGCACCCGCAACTCATGCCGGCCGATCCGGTGCAGCGTGCCCGCGCCCGCCTGTTCCTGCTGAACTTCGAGAAAGAGCTGTTCGTTCACGTCGGCACGCTCGAAAACGAAAAGGGCAAGGCTGCGGAGAAGAATCACGAGAAAGCCCGTCTGGCGATCCGCGATCGTCTGACGCAACTCGCGCCGATCTTCCTGAAGAACAAGTACATGCTCGGCGAAGAGTTCTCGATGCTCGACGTCGCGATCGCACCGTTGCTGTGGCGTCTGGATCACTACGGCATCGAACTGTCGAAGAACGCCGCGCCGCTGATGAAGTACGCCGAGCGCATTTTCAGCCGCCCGGCTTATATCGAAGCGCTGACGCCTTCGGAAAAGGTGATGCGTCGTTGA
- a CDS encoding methyltransferase, producing the protein MTSPATITWPEADGPRSARWRSEAAVPPPKRVIVADDRTTADSAYRLACEGTALLWNGDFQNARQLLQAVTRRLERKPRKQGETPLDAFNLHRQAQSQRARTLGMILIPLDSAYGIPLRRAPDVQQACIETYGPPTDEPSVVSLRELLGMIGAHEWRRKGVEIPALGERIHPHYGVFSPVRGEYVDLVASTPLPSLNKAFDIGTGTGVLSALLAKRGVKKIVATDQDPRALACARENLTRLGYDQQVDVVQADLFPEGRAPLVVSNPPWVPARPASPIEYAIYDPESRMLLGFLNGLAEHLSPGGEGWLIMSDFAEHLGLRTRDWLLAAIDKAGLTVAGREDIRPRHPKSTDETDALHTARMAEVTSLWRLKAR; encoded by the coding sequence ATGACCAGCCCCGCAACCATCACCTGGCCCGAAGCCGACGGCCCCCGCTCCGCGCGTTGGCGCTCCGAAGCAGCCGTGCCGCCGCCCAAGCGCGTCATCGTCGCGGACGACCGCACCACCGCAGATTCCGCCTACCGACTGGCGTGCGAAGGGACGGCGCTGTTGTGGAACGGCGACTTCCAGAACGCTCGCCAGTTGCTGCAAGCGGTGACGCGCCGACTGGAGCGCAAACCGCGCAAGCAGGGCGAAACGCCGCTCGACGCATTCAACCTGCATCGGCAGGCGCAGTCGCAACGCGCGCGCACGCTCGGCATGATCCTGATTCCGCTGGACTCCGCTTACGGTATTCCGCTGCGCCGCGCGCCCGATGTCCAGCAAGCCTGCATCGAAACCTACGGACCGCCGACCGACGAGCCGTCCGTCGTGTCGCTGCGTGAACTGCTTGGCATGATCGGCGCGCACGAGTGGCGCAGGAAGGGCGTCGAGATTCCCGCGTTGGGCGAACGGATTCATCCGCATTACGGCGTGTTCTCGCCGGTACGCGGCGAATATGTGGACCTCGTCGCGAGCACGCCGCTGCCTTCGCTGAACAAGGCGTTCGATATCGGCACGGGCACGGGCGTGCTCTCGGCGCTGCTCGCCAAACGCGGCGTGAAGAAAATCGTCGCTACCGATCAGGATCCGCGCGCGCTCGCTTGCGCGCGCGAAAACCTCACGCGTCTCGGTTACGACCAGCAGGTCGACGTCGTGCAGGCCGATTTGTTTCCCGAAGGCCGCGCGCCGCTCGTGGTGAGCAATCCGCCGTGGGTGCCGGCAAGGCCCGCTTCGCCGATCGAGTACGCGATCTACGATCCGGAAAGCCGCATGCTGCTCGGTTTCCTGAACGGGCTGGCGGAGCATCTGTCGCCGGGTGGGGAAGGCTGGCTGATCATGTCCGATTTCGCGGAGCATCTTGGCTTGCGCACGCGCGACTGGCTGCTGGCCGCCATCGACAAGGCGGGGCTGACAGTGGCGGGTCGCGAGGACATTCGTCCGCGCCACCCCAAGTCGACCGATGAAACCGATGCGCTGCACACGGCGCGCATGGCCGAAGTGACGTCGCTCTGGCGTTTGAAGGCGCGCTAA
- a CDS encoding cytochrome b, translated as MAIEHEVETTGLVGWIDRRFPLTSTWKKHVSEYYAPKNFNFWYFFGSLALLVLVNQIVTGIFLTMNYKPDATLAFSSVEYIMREVPWGWLIRYMHSTGASMFFVVVYLHMFRGLMYGSYRKPRELVWIFGCAIFLCLMAEAFFGYLLPWGQMSFWGAQVIVNLFSAIPFIGPDLSLWIRGDYVVSDVTLNRFFAFHVIAIPLVLIGLVVAHLVALHEVGSNNPDGIEIKAKKDPDGIPIDGIPFHPYYSVHDFMGVSVFLLIFAAIIFFAPEMGGYFLEANNFVPANPLQTPPEIAPVWYFTAFYAMLRATTDPFKIVLMVIIGLLGLLALVRARGKWKLGLPVLAVLVILAMAFTESKFWGVVVMGSAVVSLFFLPWLDRSPVKSIRYRPFFHKVFYGIFVLVFLTLAFLGTKPPSPTATLIAQVCALIYFAFFLGMPFWTRLGTFKQPPERVRFKPH; from the coding sequence ATGGCGATCGAACACGAAGTAGAGACGACCGGGCTGGTCGGCTGGATCGACCGGCGCTTTCCGCTGACTTCCACGTGGAAGAAGCACGTTTCCGAGTACTACGCGCCGAAGAACTTCAACTTCTGGTACTTCTTCGGTTCGCTTGCCCTGCTGGTGCTGGTCAACCAGATCGTCACCGGTATCTTCCTCACCATGAACTACAAGCCCGACGCGACGCTCGCGTTTTCGTCGGTCGAGTACATCATGCGCGAGGTGCCGTGGGGCTGGCTGATCCGCTATATGCACTCCACGGGCGCGTCGATGTTTTTCGTCGTCGTCTATCTGCATATGTTCCGTGGGCTGATGTACGGCTCGTACCGCAAGCCGCGCGAACTGGTGTGGATTTTCGGCTGCGCGATTTTCCTGTGTCTGATGGCTGAAGCGTTTTTCGGCTATCTGCTGCCTTGGGGGCAAATGTCGTTCTGGGGCGCGCAGGTGATCGTCAACCTGTTCTCAGCGATTCCGTTTATCGGGCCGGACCTGTCGCTGTGGATTCGCGGCGACTACGTGGTCTCGGACGTCACGCTGAACCGCTTCTTCGCGTTCCACGTGATCGCGATTCCGCTGGTGCTGATCGGGCTGGTGGTCGCTCACCTGGTCGCGCTGCACGAAGTGGGATCGAACAACCCGGACGGCATCGAGATCAAGGCGAAGAAGGATCCGGACGGCATTCCGATCGATGGCATTCCGTTCCATCCGTACTACTCGGTGCACGATTTCATGGGCGTGTCGGTGTTCCTGCTGATCTTCGCGGCGATCATTTTCTTCGCGCCGGAGATGGGCGGGTATTTCCTCGAAGCGAACAACTTCGTGCCGGCCAATCCGCTGCAAACGCCGCCTGAAATTGCGCCGGTGTGGTATTTCACGGCGTTCTACGCGATGCTGCGCGCCACGACGGATCCGTTCAAGATCGTGCTGATGGTGATAATCGGGTTGCTCGGCCTGCTCGCGCTGGTGCGCGCCCGCGGAAAATGGAAACTCGGCCTGCCGGTGCTCGCTGTGCTGGTGATTTTGGCGATGGCGTTCACCGAATCGAAGTTCTGGGGCGTGGTGGTGATGGGCAGTGCGGTGGTGTCGCTGTTCTTCCTGCCTTGGCTCGACCGGTCGCCGGTCAAGTCGATCCGTTACCGGCCGTTTTTTCACAAGGTGTTCTACGGGATCTTCGTGCTCGTGTTCCTGACGCTGGCCTTCCTCGGCACTAAACCGCCGTCGCCGACCGCCACGCTGATCGCGCAGGTTTGTGCGCTGATCTACTTCGCGTTTTTCCTCGGTATGCCGTTCTGGACGCGGCTTGGCACGTTCAAGCAGCCGCCCGAGCGGGTGCGGTTCAAGCCTCACTAA
- the tatB gene encoding Sec-independent protein translocase protein TatB, protein MLDLGLTKMALIGVVALVVLGPERLPRVARTAGALFGRAQRYINDVKAEVTREIELDELRRMKSEFEAAATNVQTSVQDNLRKHESELNDAWNSGSSVSPSIAGGALEDVGNTSWSGSTPAAAAKRKNWRVKQTAMPTWYKRATTRRTRVQSGAARVARHTPTSMRRPTRFF, encoded by the coding sequence ATGCTGGACCTCGGTCTAACCAAGATGGCGCTGATCGGCGTCGTCGCGCTGGTCGTACTCGGGCCTGAGCGCCTGCCACGCGTCGCCCGCACGGCCGGCGCGTTGTTCGGCCGCGCACAGCGGTATATCAACGACGTGAAGGCCGAAGTCACGCGCGAAATCGAACTCGACGAATTGCGTCGGATGAAAAGCGAGTTCGAGGCCGCCGCGACCAATGTCCAAACCTCCGTTCAGGACAACCTGCGCAAGCACGAGTCCGAACTGAACGACGCGTGGAACAGCGGCTCGTCGGTGTCGCCGAGCATTGCCGGTGGCGCGCTCGAAGATGTGGGCAACACCTCGTGGTCGGGCAGCACGCCCGCCGCGGCCGCCAAACGCAAGAACTGGCGCGTCAAGCAGACGGCCATGCCCACGTGGTACAAGCGCGCGACCACGCGCCGCACGCGTGTGCAGTCGGGCGCTGCGCGCGTGGCGCGGCATACGCCGACCAGCATGCGTCGTCCGACGCGGTTCTTCTGA